The Athene noctua chromosome 11, bAthNoc1.hap1.1, whole genome shotgun sequence genome has a segment encoding these proteins:
- the ZC3H12B gene encoding putative ribonuclease ZC3H12B yields the protein MTAWSMVGKLKMAKRHSREDRNVEQDAGECSAESEEWTSSESEPEQPYLRSSCSNTQWREKEVSTKPHRPLCRSPCLDRPSFSQSSITQDVKLDECKTNLDKEYQAKMDFALKLGYAGDQIQAVLNKLGADALINDVLAELVRLGNKSESEGQSSASSTTSTLVPRGPCPKEIASPELSLEDEVVDNSDNLRPIVIDGSNVAMSHGNKEGFSCRGIQLAVDWFLEKGHKDITVFVPAWRKEQSRPDAPITDQEILRKLEKEKILVFTPSRRVQGRRVVCYDDRFIVKLAFDSDGIIVSNDNYRDLQNEKPEWKKFIEERLLMYSFVNDKFMPPDDPLGRHGPSLENFLRKRPVIPEHKKQPCPYGKKCTYGHKCKYYHPERANQPQRSVADELRISAKLSAVKTMSEGALAKCGTGPSSSKGEISSEVKRVAPKRQSDPSIRAVAVEPEEKLSVARKSEASSVPSLVSALSVPTLPPPKSHAAGALNTRSASSPVPGSSQFMHQKSSLEHMSSVQYPPILVTNSHGTSVSYTDQYPKYESLGDHGYYSLLSDFSNLSISSIRNTDYYGADMDQGMYSRNSSPCPDSCLSHTSNDSYSSYNDLYLGVADASPEDNVKMHRLPSQNRLQPFSHGYHEALNRVQSYGPEEPKQALRKQSVSHLGLHAQHPVVGARSSCPGEYPVPQNVHPSTAQPSRALVMTRMDSISDSRLYESNPTRQRRPPLCREQHASWDPLPCASDSYTYHSYPLSNSLMQPCYEPVMVRSMPEKMEQLWRNPWIGICGEPREPHIIPEHQYQTYKNLCNIFPPSIVLSVMEKNPHMTDAQQLAAMIVAKLRTGR from the exons ATGACAGCCTGGTCTATGGTAGGGAAGCTGAAAATGGCGAAGAGGCACtccagagaagacagaaatgTGGAACAAGATGCTGGGGAATGCAGTGCTGAATCTGAGGAATGGACGAGCTCAGAAAGTGAACCTGAGCAACCATACTTGAGAAGCAGCTGTAGCAACACTCAGTGGAGAGAAAAGGAGGTTTCCACTAAACCACATCGGCCACTCTGTCGGTCCCCTTGTTTGGATCGCCCAAGTTTTTCACAGAGCAGTATCACACAAGACGTGAAGCTAGACGAATGCAAAACAAATTTGGACAAGGAATACCAAGCTAAAATGGATTTTGCTTTAAAGCTTGGGTATGCAGGAGATCAGATCCAGGCTGTACTGAATAAATTGGGAGCAGATGCGCTCATCAATGATGTTCTGGCAGAGCTTGTGAGACTTGGCAACAAAAGTGAATCGGAGGGACAAAGCAGTGCCAGCAGTACCACTAGTACTCTGGTGCCAAGAGGCCCTTGCCCAAAGGAAATAGCAAGCCCTGAATTGTCACTTGAAGACGAAGTTGTTGACAACAGTGATAACTTGAGGCCAATTGTCATTGATGGAAGCAATGTGGCTATGAG CCATGGGAATAAAGAAGGATTTTCCTGTCGGGGAATTCAACTAGCTGTTGATTGGTTCCTGGAAAAAGGACATAAAGATATCACTGTGTTTGTACCTGCATGGAGAAAAGAACAGTCTCGACCTGATGCACCAATTACAG atcaAGAAATCTTACGTAaattggagaaagaaaagattcTTGTTTTCACCCCATCTCGAAGAGTTCAGGGAAGAAGAGTAGTTTGCTATGATGATCGATTCATAGtaaaacttgcttttgactcagaTGGCATCATTGTATCAAACGACAACTATCGGGATCTTCAAAATGAAAAACCAGAATGGAAGAAGTTCATAGAGGAGCGGCTGCTGATGTATTCTTTTGTGAATGACaa ATTTATGCCTCCTGATGATCCTTTAGGACGCCATGGTCCAAGCCTTGAAAATTTCTTAAGGAAAAGGCCAGTTATTCCTGAACATAAGAAACAACCGTGTCCTTATG GTAAAAAGTGCACCTATGGGCACAAATGTAAATATTACCACCCAGAACGGGCAAACCAGCCTCAAAGGTCAGTAGCGGATGAGCTTCGAATAAGTGCCAAATTATCTGCTGTGAAAACTATGAGTGAGGGAGCCTTGGCCAAATGTGGTACAGGGCCATCCAGCTCCAAAGGAGAAATCAGTTCTGAAGTGAAACGCGTTGCCCCAAAACGTCAGTCAGATCCAAGCATTAGAGCAGTAGCTGTGGAGCCTGAGGAAAAGTTATCAGTAGCCCGGAAGTCCGAGGCCAGCTCTGTCCCGTCTCTGGTTTCTGCATTAAGTGTACCAACGCTCCCTCCACCAAAAAGCCATGCAGCTGGTGCATTAAATACGCGTTCTGCAAGCAGTCCGGTGCCAGGTTCCTCACAGTTCATGCATCAGAAATCCTCACTGGAACATATGTCCAGTGTGCAATATCCTCCTATACTAGTCACCAATAGCCATGGCACCTCAGTTAGCTATACCGACCAGTATCCCAAATATGAATCCTTGGGGGACCATGGCTATTATTCCTTACTCAGTGATTTCTCCAACTTGAGCATAAGTAGTATCCGTAACACAGATTATTATGGGGCTGATATGGACCAGGGGATGTATTCTAGAAACTCAAGCCCCTGTCCTGACAGTTGCTTAAGCCATACAAGTAATGATTCTTATTCCTCTTACAATGACTTGTATCTGGGTGTAGCAGATGCCAGTCCAGAAGACAATGTGAAGATGCACAGACTGCCATCGCAAAATCGTCTTCAGCCTTTTTCCCATGGTTACCATGAAGCCTTAAATAGAGTTCAGAGTTACGGACCCGAAGAGCCTAAGCAAGCCCTTCGCAAACAGTCAGTTTCCCACTTAGGCCTACATGCCCAGCATCCAGTTGTTGGAGCACGGTCCAGTTGTCCAGGAGAATACCCTGTGCCTCAAAACGTTCATCCGTCAACTGCACAACCAAGCCGTGCCTTGGTCATGACAAGAATGGACAGCATTTCTGACTCACGGCTTTATGAAAGTAACCCTACAAGGCAGAGAAGACCACCTCTCTGCCGAGAGCAGCATGCTAGTTGGGATCCACTACCGTGTGCATCAGACTCCTACACCTACCACTCGTATCCACTGAGTAACAGCCTCATGCAGCCATGTTACGAGCCTGTAATGGTGAGAAGCATGCCTGAGAAGATGGAGCAGCTCTGGAGGAATCCCTGGATTGGGATATGTGGTGAGCCACGGGAACCTCATATCATCCCAGAACATCAGTATCAAACATACAAGAACCTCTGCAATATTTTCCCTCCGAGCATTGTCCTTTCTGTGATGGAAAAGAATCCCCACATGACAGATGCACAACAGCTGGCAGCTATGATTGTTGCCAAATTAAGAACAGGGCGTTAA